The genomic stretch CGGCCCACTTGCTTAACTCTTCCCATGTTTTGGGATTTAGCCTTAATAGTACGGTCTTTTTTTCTGCCATTTTTAATCACAACCTTAATTATGAAGTGTTCCTGTATTAATTACCGGCTGGGTTGAACGTTCACCACACAGTACAACCAGAAGATTGCTAACCATAGCTGCCTTTCTTTCTTCATCAAGTTCAACTATTCCATCTTCATTAAGCTTATCAAGAGCCATTCTTACCATCCCTACAGCACCTTCAACAATTTTCTGTCTTGCTGCAATTATAGCTGACGCCTGTTGACGTTGCAACATTGCAGCTGCAATTTCAGGAGAGTATGCCAAGTGGCTGAGCCTAGCCTCTTCAACTATAACTCCGGCTTTACCGAGTCTTTCCTGAAGCTCATTCTTTAACGATTCGGAAACTTCATCGGCACTGCCTCTTAAGGAGATATTATGGGTTTGGTCGGTTATGTCATAAGGGTACATTCCTGCAATGTGTCTTATAGCAGACTCACTTTGCACTTTTACATAGTCAACATAGTTTTCAACATCAAATACTGCCTGAAATGTGTTTTCAACTCTCCATACAATAACAGCAGCAATTTCAATAGGGTTACCTGCTTCGTCATTAACCTTAAGCTTGTCACCGTTTAGGTTTCTTGAACGAAGCGAAATTTTCTTCTTTGTGAAGAATGGATTTGCAAAGTGCCAGCCTGGCTTTTTAACAGTTCCTCTGTATTCGCCGAACAGAATAAGCACAGCAGCTTCGTTTGGCTGAAGAGTAAAAAATCCACCTGTAAAAATGCACCATACTACAAACAATACAGCACCGCCTATTATTGACCCTACGGAAAGTGGTGAAGGATCTGTGTTAGTCTTTATTATCCCCAAGACTACACCCCCGATAGATGCTAAGAGCATTAAGATGTCTACAAAAAACATTAATAGACCTGATGACACTTCCTTGTTTAATTCTTTCATTTTCCTCGCCCCTTTAATTTAATTTATGATATTATTTTGATATCACTTTTATATTATAAGTATAACATTTTTATATAAAAAAATAAACCTGGTTTTGGTCTGTTTTTTATCAAAAAATGTCATAGAGGCTAAAATTATAAGTTTCTTTGCAAATAGTACCATCAAGATCAATTTCTCCGTTTATTTCTATGTTTTTAAATATAATAGATAAGGTTTTTTAATAGAGATTGATTAAGAAGCTATTCTAAAAGGCTTTTTTGATTATATTTTTTGATTATACTATGGTTTTATTAAGACATTTGAGAAACACATCAACCAGCTTGGGATCCAGCTGTTTTCCTCTGCAGTTCTTAAGTTCATTAACAGCACTTTTAAACGAAAGAGAATCTTTATATACGTGCTTGACAGTTAGAGCAGAGAACATATCAGCTATTGCCAGTATCTTTCCTTCAAGCGGTAAGTCTTTATCTGACATTGCAAAAGGATATCCTTTACCATCATAACGCTCATGATGATACTTGACCGCATTTTTGACAGTACTGGATATTTCGAATATTTCTATTAGGCAAATGCAGTCAGTAACATGATTCTTAACAATTTCATACTCCGCCTTTGTCAGTGATGACTGTTTGCGGAGAATTTCCGATGAAATAAAAAGTTTCCCAAGATCGTGGATCCAGCCTGCGATATATAAATCCTGGACAAAAGCCTTTGGAAGATTCAATGCATTTCCCAAAGTTTTAGCAAAGTTTGCAACAAATCTGGAATGAATAAAAGTGTACATGTCCTTTTCTTTCATAGCATTGATTACTTGAAGACAGCGTTCAGGAAGCAGTTCACTTCCAGCTTCCAATCCTATATCAATTTGAAATCTTCCATATTTGTTTTCATACATTCTCATGTCTGCACGATGAAGAAGTATTTCGATTTTCTTTTCGGATTCATTTCTTGAGTGTGCTATACCTGTAGAACAAGATAATCTAATAGGATGTGCATTGGGATCAGATATAAAAATGCTGGTTTTTAATGTATTGCGTAATTTTTCATTGAGATTACGCTCCTTAACCAAATCCAGGTCCTTGATTAAAATTATAAATTCATCTCCCCCCAATCGTCCCATTGTATAGCTAAGGCCTTCAAGGCATTTTTTTATTAGGGCTGAAATGAATACAAGAGCTTTGTTTCCTGTCATATGGCCATATGTATCGTTAATGTGCTTAAAATGATCCATATCAATGACCATTAATGATACATTATATTGCTTATTCAGCATGTCCTGTCCGATTTCAATTATGCTGTTTAAGTTGTACAGACCTGTCAATGAATCCATCATGCTTACTTTGTGGTACTTATCCCTCTCGCTCTTTATGTTTATTATAAGGTAAAACACTAAAGAATATAGTGCACTGACGATAATTATACCTGATATATATACGGTAATAACATGTGTGGATTCATGAATTCTGCGGGTCAGAAAAATAAAAGCAATAATAATTCCAGTTAGATTTGAAAAAACAAAGTCTCGAAACAAATATTGTGCAAAAACGGGAATAAAAAAGCCTATGGCAATTACATAAATTGTATCTACCGTGAACATTGCTATAGTAATGAGGATAGAAGCTATACAGGTACATGCGAAAATTAATCTGAGTTTTGACTTAGGATGAAGTACATTGGATATGATTGAAGAAAGCATAAAGACTAAAGAACTACAAAGGGCAAAGGTAGAACGGTTGCTGGTAAAAAATCCCCATAAGCCGTAGGATACAACTCCCAAATAGAATAGTATTGGAACAATTATATACTTGTTATTCTTAAACAGCCTTCGCAAAAGAGTCTGTTTTCCACAATCCCATGAGGAATGCTTCATGAGAAAATCCGCAGGAATATTTATTTCGGTCATATTATCACCCAGTTATAAATAGTACGAACTTTAGTAAATACATCTTACTTTGATAAGAATAATTGATTGGCAAAAATAAAAAGGCAAGAAACAAAATTCAAGCCCTTTAGGTTAAAAACCCGGCAGCCTGACTATCATAACAATAAAATGTCACAGATTCATGGCTTTGCGTCCCTACCTTTCAATAGGTTTGCCTTATCATGGTTTAAGTTTATATATAAATGGTAACTTTAATATTAATTGTAATTTTTTAAAAACCAATAAAATAATTATATCATAAACCTTTAATGATTTTCCACAAAAAATTACATATATACAAAATAATTTAAAAGCCAAAAAGACCTTTGAATTTTTGTGTGCTTTTAATCACAACTATACTATATGATATAATAATTTGTGTGATTGATAATTCAAAATAGCTGGAGGATTGAAAGGTGCATAAAATATTAATAGTAGATGATGATGAGCTAATAGCAAACCTTATAGAGCAAAATCTCAAGCTGGAGGGTTTTGATACAAAGGTATGCCATGATGGTGTCTCTGCCCTTGAAATTTGTGACGGCTACAAGCCCGATCTGGTTGTGCTTGATGTGATGATGCCCAGGCTTGATGGGTTTCATGTATGTAAGTGCCTTCAGGGGACAGGCACTGCAGTTATTATGCTGACTGCTAAAAGCGATATATCAGATAAGCTTGTAGGGCTCGAGATGGGGGCGGATGATTATATTATAAAGCCCTTTGATAGCAGAGAGCTTGTTGCAAGAATAAAGGCTGTCATACGCCGCTTTGAGAAAGTTTCCATACAGCATATTGGTAATGAAAAAAGTTCAGGTAACAAGATAATAAGTCTTAACGAGCAGACCAGAATAGCACTTGCGGCTGGTAAAGAACTGGATCTTACCCCAACAGAGTTTGAACTGCTTCTCATTTTTGCCAACAATGTACAGAGGGTTTTTACAAGAGAGCAGCTTCTTGACACTGTGTGGGGGTATGATTATCTTGGAGATTCGAGGACGGTCGATATTCATATACAGCGTCTTAGGAAAAAGCTAGGAAAATACAGCGGCTGCATTGAAACTGTTTTTGGAATAGGATATAGGTATAAGGAGCCAATAAAATGAAACTGAGACTCAAGGTTATCTCCATGAATATGTTTATTATTGTAGCAATATTGCTTGTTAGCGGAATCATAATTATAAGGACAATTGATAACTTTAATCTATATACTTCATACCAGTACGTTTTAAGTCAAAGCAAATTTACAGAGCAATATCTTACAGAATACCTTAAGATCAGTGAAAAACCCCATGTCTCATTAGAACTTAACATTAATTCACTTGAAGAAAAACTGAGGCTGCAATCGGGCTGTGGTGTGGAGATTTCAGGCAGTGACAAAGCTTCTGCCAATGAAATGCAGAAGAATGCACTTGAAGGCAAAAAAGTCTACTTGATTAGTTCGGAAAGCCCAAACAGGAAGCTGCTGATGGCTTTTCCAATCATAGTTAAAGGTTCAGTAATAGGAACTGTTAGCTTGGAGTATTCACTTTACCAAGCGGACAGTATGAAAAGAAACCTTCAGATAACCCTCGTTATCCTGCTTGTTTTTGCTCTTTCGGTGTCGCTAGTTTTAAGTTATCTTTTCTCATACAGGATGATTAAGCCTTTAGAAAAGCTAACCCTTACAACAAAGGAATATTCAAAGGGTAATTTCAATGAGATAGGCGGGGTAAAAACCGGAGATGAAATAGAAAAACTGGCTCATTCCTTTAATGACATGGGCAGAAATATCAAAGATATGATTGACAGGCTTACAGATGAACAGCAAAAACAGAAGAAGTTTATCGATAGTGTAACTCATGAAATAAGAACTCCTCTTACAAATATTATTGGGTATGCAGATCTTTCAGGCAGAGTAAATGAAGAGGAACAACGCAAAAAATATTATACCTATATAATAGACGAAAGCAAAAGACTTTTAAATATGGTAAATAACCTTCTTGATCTGTCCCAGCTCAATCAGTATGAGTTTTCTGTCACGAAAAAGGAAACAGATTTAAAGAATGTTATTATTAAAGCTGTAGAGCTGATGAGGGATAGGGCTGGAAAGTTTGGTATAGGGATTGATTATCAGCTAGAGGATATTAGGGCTAGAGTGGATGGGGAAAAGATCAAACAAGTGGTAATAAATATTATAGATAATGCAATAAAGTATTCCGAAGGTTCTCTTGTTAAATTAAAGCTTTGGAGGGAACAGGGTGTTTTTATTGAGATAAGGGATAACGGGATAGGGATACCAAAGGATGATATAAAAAGCATTACAGAACCATTTTATAGAGTTGATAAATCAAGAAGCAGGAAACTTGGAGGAAATGGTTTGGGACTTTCAATATGTATGGAAATTATTGATGCTCATGGAGGAAAGCTTGATATTGATAGCCCTGAGGGAGAAGGAACAATCGTTACAATTTCGTTACAACCTTGAAACTGTTTGGAGAAAAACTGCTGTTAGAATATAAATAACAAGATTAATTGATGCTTGATTAAAAGTAATTGTAATCAAGTATAAGAAGATTCTACAGTGAAAAGGGGATGGACTATATGAAAAAGAAAGCTTTAATTTTAGTATCTACAGTTTTTCTATTAAGTACTGCTTGCGGAGATATAACCTCGGTACCCCAAATGGAAGTTGATAAAGTTGCTGTTGTGGAAGATAAAAACCCCAAGCAATCCAACAAACAGGACAACATTGATGATGCAATCAGCACCTATCTTGAACAGAAGTTTGATTTTAAGGCTATAGGAGGTGTTGTTTTTGAAGCCCATGAACTTTACGGACATGAAATAAAGGATAGCAAAACATATGCCTATATTTGGAGCGTCCAGCAGGAATATAAATACACCGACGGGAAGCTGGAAAATGGGGCAGGACTTAGTATCCCTCTTGTGTTAATCATGAGTGTGGACAGGGATAATAAATATACCGTTCTTGATTATAAGGCACCAAAGGATGGAGAACAGTATGCATCGTCTATTAAAGAGCTGTTTCCTAAGGAATATCAAGAAAAAATACTCACCAGAACCAATTCTGCTGAATTGGAGGAGATAGTAAAACAAAAAGCCCAGAACTATTTTATATCAGGGTCAAAGGGCGGAAGTGATGCGAAAAATACTGACTCCAGAAATACTCAACCGTCTAGCACATCAACTACTACAGTTAAAGACGGAGATATCCAAAAAGGAATGGGAATATATACAGGGCTTATAGATGGCAATAGCATTGAAATCAAGATTATAAAGTCTTCAGGCGAAGAAGAAGCGGCAGCATTCAGGTTTTCCGAACAAGTAAGACCGGGTTTTGATAAGCTGGCTTTAAAAACAGGTGATAGGGTTGAGCTTGAATATACAACCAACGGCTACAAGCAAAATGTATTGATGAGCATTAAAAGATCATCAGGAGAAAACCAAGGGAAAAACGGCCAGGATAAAAATAAAATAATGAGTGATTTTAAGGGCATTATAGCAAAGTCATCCAGTATATCTGATGTAGCAAAATTCGTCGACGGAAATATCGAGTTTGTTTCCACTTCAGATGCGGTATTGATGGCGATTGAATTTGAAAAGGCTCAAAAGGCTTATCTGCCCAAGCTGGAAGAAAAGTATTATAAAGGTGACATTCAGGTAAAATTTGGTAAAGAATACAGTAAAGACTTTGATATTAATAAAATCTATGAAACCAAGGACAGCGTATTAAAAAAGCTGCTGGATGAAACAAAAGCCGGCGGATATCGTGTTGAGACAGCAGAAGGAATGTTCTTCCCCACAATAAACTATGAATTTTATAAAAAATATAAACCATATCTGACTCTCGATTTGAAGGAATATGTAGATATTATGGCAACAGAATCCAATAAGGTTCCGGCAAAGGATGCAGCACTTGTAATAGGTTTTGATGAAGTACTTAGAAGGGCACAGGTACAAGGTGAATTCATTAACAGGTTTAAGGATTCGGCAAAGCAGAACGATGTAAAGGAATTGTACAAAAAGTATGTGATTTTCTCGCTGTTCGGATGCAATAATACACCTCTTTTCAGTTATGATACTAAGATGATGGCTGAGAAGACACGGGCTGTATATAAAGAATTTGCTGCAAGTAATCCCGGTGACAGCTTTGCAGAAGTAATAAAGGGTTTCATGGATGTAGTTGAAAGAAGCAATTATAAGCTTACAGATTTGGTTGAAAAATATAGAAATAATCAAATTTAATAGATTGGAGTTGTTATCAAAGAGGGCTGGCTCAAACTTACGAGTCGGCCTTTTATTTATTGTTCAGATATGGAAGGAAAATCTCTGTAGATACTTTTTGGAGAAATGACGGTATTTATTTGTAGTATTATATAAGAGTGATTTTTTGAATTCAGTGAAATGTACACAATAATGAAAGGACCCTGGGTTTTTGAGATTAAAACTGACAAATAATGATAATGGTGATAATATATAATTATTATTAATTCATAACAAATGGAGGAGGCAGCTATGAAAATCGGAATTATAATTCACTCATATACTGGCAACACACTTTCTGTTGCACAGAAACTTAAGGAGAAGCTTACGGCATCAGGACATATAGTAAACCTTGAGCAGGTCACAGCAGTAAACGGGGATCCAAAAGAAGCAAGGAATGTTGTGTTAAAGGACATACCGGATACAAAGACATATGATGTGCTTATTTTTGGTGCTCCTGTTTGGGCTTTTTCCCTTTCTCCAATAATGAAACTCTATTTGTCGCAGGTACCTTCGTTGCAAGGCAAGAAAATAGGCTGTTTTGTAACACAGCAGCTACGCTTCAAGCTTTTAGGAGGAAACAACGCTATAAATAAGATGAAAAAAGCTTGCCAATCCAAAGGTGGCAGTGTATATGAAACAGGTATTGTGAACTGGTCTCACAAGCAACGTGAAGCTATGATTGAAGAAGTGGTAGATAGGTTTGGAAGAGTGTGATACTTATAATAAAACACTAAATTTATAATAATACTATTATGATGTCATGGTTGCTATTAAAAGATTAATTTAGAAAAGGGGATTTAAATGAAACAGTGTATTTGCAGCAGTTGCATAAATTTAAAGGGAATTATAAACGAAGATGGTGCCATATTGGAATATGAGTGTGAATTCGGGTATCCTTCGGAAGATTGCTTGCAATGTGAAGCAGGTGAATGTGAACTATCTTGCTCCAAGTATATATCAGATGATGAGCCAGAGGAGACAATCAAAATATATTGCTCCAAGTGTAATAAGGAATTATCCCAGGCTTCGAAGGATAGTGGAGAAGGTCAGGTTTTCTGTGTTAATTGTTATCTAAATATCTAGGAAAATGCACTAGTTATTATATGGAAAAGGGTGAATACATGGCTTGGATATATCTTATTATTGCAGGGATTTTTGAGGTTGTTTGGGCGATTGGGCTCAAGTATTCTCAAGGATTTACTAAGCTGTTCCCATCACTGGTTACGTTTGGGGGAATGGTGATAAGTTTTTATTTATTATCAATATCTATAAAGACACTTCCTTTAGGGACTGCATATGCTATTTGGACAGGCATTGGTGCTTTAGGCTCTGTAATTCTGGGAATATTGCTTTTTAGCGAGCCGCTAAACATATCTAGGGTTATATTTCTATCTTTGATTCTTGCAGGAATTATTGGATTAAAGATGACTACAGTCTGATTGACAGATTGGTTTCGTACAGTAAAATTTCAACATAGTATTGTAAATTTTGGAAGGTTTATATATAATAAAAATATACTTAGTAAAGCATTGTTGACGCGTTGTTATTGTAAATCTTATAGGAAATATAAATTTATAAATGTTTTTAAAGGGGGAATATCAATGAGACTTGATCTAAAATTCAAGAAGGGAATAGTTCTAATGCTGACAGTCATATTGATGCTAAGTGTACCGTTGGTAGTATCAGGCGAAGAGAATTCTGTATCTGCCAAAATATCGACTGCAATAACGTGGACAAACCCAATAAATGTACCTGTGGGGCCTACTTTAGCTGGTGCACAGGGATTAACAATATCTTTGAGTGATATTAATGGGAATCCATTGAAGAACAAACCCATTACATGGGATGCACAGTCAGTCTATGTTGAGAATAGAACCACCACGACTAACGAAGATGGTATTTCACAAAATGTATTTTATGTAGCACATGCGGATAGGAATGCAACCTATACAGCTACTATTGCTGTGAGGTTTGCAGGGGATGATACGTATGAAAAATCCCAGTACATCATGTCCATCAAGTGTTATGATTACGGACCACCTACACCGGTAACGTCAACACCTGAGCCGCCAATACAAACACCTGGCACTCCAAGCACAGCATCTCCGGCACCCACAACTCCAACGGCACCACCGCCGACTCCTGTAGTATCCATGCCATGCACAGATGTACCTGTATCCCCAATATCCGGATATCCAACTATAAATAAGAATCA from Pseudobacteroides sp. encodes the following:
- a CDS encoding flavodoxin family protein, producing the protein MKIGIIIHSYTGNTLSVAQKLKEKLTASGHIVNLEQVTAVNGDPKEARNVVLKDIPDTKTYDVLIFGAPVWAFSLSPIMKLYLSQVPSLQGKKIGCFVTQQLRFKLLGGNNAINKMKKACQSKGGSVYETGIVNWSHKQREAMIEEVVDRFGRV
- a CDS encoding HAMP domain-containing sensor histidine kinase — its product is MKLRLKVISMNMFIIVAILLVSGIIIIRTIDNFNLYTSYQYVLSQSKFTEQYLTEYLKISEKPHVSLELNINSLEEKLRLQSGCGVEISGSDKASANEMQKNALEGKKVYLISSESPNRKLLMAFPIIVKGSVIGTVSLEYSLYQADSMKRNLQITLVILLVFALSVSLVLSYLFSYRMIKPLEKLTLTTKEYSKGNFNEIGGVKTGDEIEKLAHSFNDMGRNIKDMIDRLTDEQQKQKKFIDSVTHEIRTPLTNIIGYADLSGRVNEEEQRKKYYTYIIDESKRLLNMVNNLLDLSQLNQYEFSVTKKETDLKNVIIKAVELMRDRAGKFGIGIDYQLEDIRARVDGEKIKQVVINIIDNAIKYSEGSLVKLKLWREQGVFIEIRDNGIGIPKDDIKSITEPFYRVDKSRSRKLGGNGLGLSICMEIIDAHGGKLDIDSPEGEGTIVTISLQP
- a CDS encoding SPFH domain-containing protein; this encodes MKELNKEVSSGLLMFFVDILMLLASIGGVVLGIIKTNTDPSPLSVGSIIGGAVLFVVWCIFTGGFFTLQPNEAAVLILFGEYRGTVKKPGWHFANPFFTKKKISLRSRNLNGDKLKVNDEAGNPIEIAAVIVWRVENTFQAVFDVENYVDYVKVQSESAIRHIAGMYPYDITDQTHNISLRGSADEVSESLKNELQERLGKAGVIVEEARLSHLAYSPEIAAAMLQRQQASAIIAARQKIVEGAVGMVRMALDKLNEDGIVELDEERKAAMVSNLLVVLCGERSTQPVINTGTLHN
- a CDS encoding response regulator transcription factor, which translates into the protein MHKILIVDDDELIANLIEQNLKLEGFDTKVCHDGVSALEICDGYKPDLVVLDVMMPRLDGFHVCKCLQGTGTAVIMLTAKSDISDKLVGLEMGADDYIIKPFDSRELVARIKAVIRRFEKVSIQHIGNEKSSGNKIISLNEQTRIALAAGKELDLTPTEFELLLIFANNVQRVFTREQLLDTVWGYDYLGDSRTVDIHIQRLRKKLGKYSGCIETVFGIGYRYKEPIK
- the sugE gene encoding quaternary ammonium compound efflux SMR transporter SugE; this translates as MAWIYLIIAGIFEVVWAIGLKYSQGFTKLFPSLVTFGGMVISFYLLSISIKTLPLGTAYAIWTGIGALGSVILGILLFSEPLNISRVIFLSLILAGIIGLKMTTV
- a CDS encoding bifunctional diguanylate cyclase/phosphohydrolase; this encodes MTEINIPADFLMKHSSWDCGKQTLLRRLFKNNKYIIVPILFYLGVVSYGLWGFFTSNRSTFALCSSLVFMLSSIISNVLHPKSKLRLIFACTCIASILITIAMFTVDTIYVIAIGFFIPVFAQYLFRDFVFSNLTGIIIAFIFLTRRIHESTHVITVYISGIIIVSALYSLVFYLIINIKSERDKYHKVSMMDSLTGLYNLNSIIEIGQDMLNKQYNVSLMVIDMDHFKHINDTYGHMTGNKALVFISALIKKCLEGLSYTMGRLGGDEFIILIKDLDLVKERNLNEKLRNTLKTSIFISDPNAHPIRLSCSTGIAHSRNESEKKIEILLHRADMRMYENKYGRFQIDIGLEAGSELLPERCLQVINAMKEKDMYTFIHSRFVANFAKTLGNALNLPKAFVQDLYIAGWIHDLGKLFISSEILRKQSSLTKAEYEIVKNHVTDCICLIEIFEISSTVKNAVKYHHERYDGKGYPFAMSDKDLPLEGKILAIADMFSALTVKHVYKDSLSFKSAVNELKNCRGKQLDPKLVDVFLKCLNKTIV